The following are encoded in a window of Mannheimia varigena genomic DNA:
- a CDS encoding anhydro-N-acetylmuramic acid kinase, which produces MFNFMMNEYSPSYYIGVMSGTSLDGVDIALMDFAKNPPKMIACDFFPMPEELRSDISALLKTGETNLQKLGEIDHRLGLLYAQTINAFLAKNQLTAEHIQAIGCHGQTVWHSPDSVYPFTTQIGDMNLVAAKTGITTIADFRRKDMAVGGQGAPLVPAFHQAIFSDANRLTVVLNIGGISNISVLKPNSPTIGYDVGAGNTLMDSWIEQHQGKRYDKNGEWARSGEVNDELLASLLDEPFFAKAPPKSTGRELFNLTWLAKKLENFTACKPEDVQRTLAEFTAKSIANELIALQTELPCLLLVCGGGARNPLLMERLADLLPNWNVTTTTEFGLDIDYVEAAAFAWLAYQRMHSLPSNMPSVTGAKKAVSLGVIYPAE; this is translated from the coding sequence ATGTTTAATTTTATGATGAATGAGTATAGCCCAAGTTACTATATCGGCGTAATGTCCGGCACGAGCCTTGATGGCGTAGATATTGCTTTAATGGATTTTGCAAAAAATCCGCCCAAAATGATCGCTTGTGATTTCTTTCCAATGCCGGAGGAATTACGTTCGGATATTTCTGCGTTGCTTAAAACGGGAGAAACCAATCTCCAAAAGCTGGGGGAAATCGACCACCGTTTAGGCTTGCTTTATGCACAAACCATTAATGCGTTTTTAGCGAAAAATCAGCTAACAGCAGAACATATTCAAGCCATTGGTTGCCACGGGCAAACGGTTTGGCATTCTCCGGATTCCGTTTATCCATTTACAACACAAATTGGTGATATGAATTTAGTTGCAGCCAAAACAGGCATCACCACCATTGCCGATTTTCGTCGTAAAGATATGGCAGTTGGAGGGCAGGGGGCACCGCTTGTGCCGGCTTTTCATCAAGCAATTTTTAGTGATGCTAATCGTTTAACGGTGGTACTAAACATTGGTGGTATTAGTAACATTTCAGTGCTAAAACCGAATAGCCCAACTATTGGCTATGATGTGGGAGCTGGTAATACCTTGATGGATAGCTGGATTGAGCAACATCAAGGCAAAAGATACGACAAAAACGGCGAGTGGGCGAGAAGTGGAGAAGTGAATGACGAGTTATTAGCTTCATTATTAGACGAGCCATTTTTTGCTAAAGCACCGCCTAAAAGTACAGGTCGAGAGCTGTTTAATTTAACTTGGCTTGCAAAAAAATTAGAAAATTTCACCGCTTGTAAACCTGAAGATGTGCAACGCACCTTAGCAGAATTTACCGCAAAAAGCATCGCCAATGAATTAATCGCACTTCAAACTGAATTGCCTTGCCTTCTGTTAGTATGTGGTGGAGGGGCAAGAAATCCGTTGCTAATGGAACGCTTAGCCGATTTACTGCCAAACTGGAACGTTACAACCACAACCGAGTTTGGTTTAGATATTGATTATGTCGAAGCCGCTGCATTTGCTTGGCTGGCTTAT